One genomic region from Procambarus clarkii isolate CNS0578487 chromosome 85, FALCON_Pclarkii_2.0, whole genome shotgun sequence encodes:
- the LOC138358716 gene encoding uncharacterized protein, with protein MVAPSTTVALSTTVAPSTMVAPSTTVALSTMVAPSTTVAPSTMVAPSTTVAPSTTVALSTTVALSTTVAPGTTVAPSTMVAPSTTVAPSTMVALSTMVAPSTTVAPSTTVALSTTVALSTTVAPGTTVAPSTMVAPSTTVAPSTMVALSTTVALSTTVAISTTVALSTTVAPSTTVAPSSMVAPSTTVAPSTTVAPSTAVALSTMVAPSTTVAPSTTVALSTMVAPNRDLTTPQRR; from the coding sequence atggtggctcccagcactacggTGGCTCTCAGCACTacggtggctcccagcactatggtggctcccagcactacggTGGCTCTCAGCACTatggtggctcccagcactacggtggctcccagcactatggtggctcccagcactacggtggctcccagcactacggTGGCTCTCAGCACTACGGTGGCTCTCAGCACTACGGTGGCTCCCGGCACTacggtggctcccagcactatggtggctcccagcactacggtggctcccagcactatggtgGCTCTCAGCACTatggtggctcccagcactacggtggctcccagcactacggTGGCTCTCAGCACTACGGTGGCTCTCAGCACTACGGTGGCTCCCGGCACTacggtggctcccagcactatggtggctcccagcactacggtggctcccagcactatggtgGCTCTCAGCACTACGGTGGCTCTCAGCACTACGGTGGCTATCAGCACTACGGTGGCTCTCAGCACTacggtggctcccagcactacggTGGCTCCCAGCAGTatggtggctcccagcactacggtggctcccagcactacggTGGCTCCCAGCACTGCGGTGGCTCTCAGCACTatggtggctcccagcactacggtggctcccagcactacggTGGCTCTCAGCACTATGGTGGCTCCCAATAGAGATCTCACCACTCCACAAAGGAGGTAG
- the LOC138358717 gene encoding uncharacterized protein DKFZp434B061-like produces MCNSQQSQIRIINREELNPPSKPRASTQQALSKPSASPDQALSKDARLRRTSPRRTPPRSTPPRRTSPRRTPLRRTSLRRTLPRRTPPRSTPPRRTPPRRTPPRRTPPRRTSPRRTPPRRTPLRRTPRRTPPRRTPPRRTPPRRTPPRRTPPRSTPPRRTSPRRTPLRRTPPRRTPLRRTPPRRAPLRRTSPRRTYPSRKPLRRIYPRHTPLRRTPPRRKPPRRTSPFARLLDPLL; encoded by the exons atgtgtaatagtcaacaaagtcaAATCCGgatcatcaaccgtgaagagctcaatcccccaag CAAGCCCAGAGCAAGCACTCAGCAAGCCCTCAGCAAGCCCTCAGCAAGCCCTGATCAAGCCCTCAGCAAGG ACGCACGTCTCAGACGCACTTCTCCAAGACGCACGCCTCCAAGAAGCACGCCTCCAAGACGCACTTCTCCAAGACGCACGCCTCTTAGACGCACGTCTCTTAGACGCACTCTTCCAAGACGCACGCCTCCAAGAAGCACGCCTCCAAGACGCACGCCTCCAAGACGCACTCCTCCAAGACGCACACCTCCAAGACGCACTTCTCCAAGACGCACGCCTCCAAGACGCACTCCTCTTAGACGCACTCCAAGACGCACACCTCCAAGACGCACGCCTCCAAGACGCACACCTCCAAGACGCACTCCTCCAAGACGCACGCCTCCAAGAAGCACGCCTCCAAGACGCACTTCTCCAAGACGCACACCTCTTAGACGCACTCCTCCAAGACGCACGCCTCTTAGACGCACTCCTCCAAGACGCGCGCCTCTTAGACGCACTTCTCCAAGACGCACTTATCCAAGTCGCAAGCCTCTTAGACGCATTTATCCAAGACACACGCCTCTTAGACGCACTCCTCCAAGACGCAAGCCTCCTAGACGCACTTCTCCATTCGCACGCCTCTTAGACCCACTCCTCTAG
- the LOC138358715 gene encoding repetin-like: protein MITGSQHYGGSQHYGGSQHYGGSQHYGGSQHYGGSQHYGGSQHYGGSQHYGGSQDYGGSQHYGGSQHYGGSQHYGGSQHYGGSQHYGGSQHYGGSQHYGGSQHYGGSQHYGGSQHYGGSQHYGGSQH from the coding sequence ATGATTACTGGCTCCCAGCACTacggtggctcccagcactacggtggctcccagcactatggtggctcccagcactatggtggctcccagcactacggtggctcccagcactacggTGGCTCTCAGCACTacggtggctcccagcactacggTGGCTCCCAGGACTATGGTGGCTCTCAGCACTACGGTGGCTCTCAGCACTacggtggctcccagcactacggtggctcccagcactatggtggctcccagcactacggtggctcccagcactacggtggctcccagcactacggtggctcccagcactacggtggctcccagcactacggTGGCTCTCAGCACTACGGTGGCTCTCAGCACTACGGTGGCTCTCAGCACTGA